The window AACAGGCTGATCGGAGCCAAGAGTTCACATCGACGCTCCGGTTTGGCACCTCGATGTCGGCTCATCGCATCCTGGGGCTGAAGAAGGTCCCAAGGGTTGGTCTGTTCGCCCATTAAAGCGGTACGTGAGCTGGGTTTAGAACGTCGCGAGACAGTTCGGTCCCTATCTGGTGTGGGCGCAGGAGACTTGAGGGAAGCTGGCCTCAGTACGAGAGGACCAGGCTGGACCAGCCTCTGGTGTACCGGTTGTCACGCCCGTGGCAGCGCCGGGTAGCTAGGCTGGGCAGGGATAACCGCTGAAGGCATCTAAGCGGGAAGCCCGACCCAAGATGAGGTCTCCCTGAAGGGCCCTCGGAGACGACGAGGTTGATAGGCCGGAGGTGGAAGCGCCGTAAGGCGTTAAGCTGACCGGTACTAATCGCCCGTTCGGCTTGACCACAAAATGTGCAAGACAGCAAACCGAGGAAACAACAGCCGTCGCCGCTGGTGATGCCGCCGCCGAAGCACCACGCCGATGGCCTGTTGTGTGGACCGCGCGTCGAACTCTTCTTCGATTGGGGGAGGGAAACAGTGAGCGTATCACCTTCAAAGTAGAGTCTCTTTGTGCTCTCACTAGCTGCTTTTCTCCTCACACCTGCTTCTGCTGCTGTTTACCAGGAGGGAGGGGGAGAGAAAGCAGGTGCTTTTTTGCAAATTACCTTGCTCGGGAGAGAGCCGTTTTATCTTCCAATGACGGTGGCTGATTCTGCTCGAAGGTTTGCTGTAACTCCCGTGCCGAGTAGTCGAATCTTCATTGTGAAAGTAGCTCCTCGGAAGGATAGAAACGTGATCAAGATTGAAGTTTCGGCCCTATCCGGTAAGTTGGAGCAGATCACTTCTTGCGACCAGTGGCGGAATCTCAAGCGAGCAATCCGTTGCATCTTATAATGCCAGAGAAGGTGATGTGATTCGCATTTCAGAGCTGGCCGGTTTTGGCGTCCGACCATTTGAGATCCCCGAGATTAAGGTCACAAGTGGAGCCGATCTTAATCTTATTTGCCCCCCTCGGTGCTGTTGTTGTGGACTGTTGAGCTGTTGCCCAAACTCCGGTGCCTGCATCGAATGTGGCCCGTATGGACTTTGTTGCCTCGGGTGAGGCTCATGAGGCTATCAACTTTTTCTCTGGTGGCCATACCGGCGGGGAAACACCCGTTCCCATCCCGAACACGGCAGTTAAGCCCGCCAGGGCCGATGATACTGCGCTGGAAACGGCGTGGGAAAGTAGGTCGCTGCCAGGGAGTGAAAAAAAGCCGCTGCTTCCATTGCAGCGGCTTTTTTATTTTCAAGTCGGAAATGTCGGGCGGGTTGTCGAGCCGGCGGGGTTCCTCTTTCGCTGATGGGAGAGCTGGCGCGGCTTGTGATCTACAAATGAAAGCGCCATAGATTTACACCGATTCCATTCGTGACAATCCATCCCCTCTCGGATACTGTCTCCTTCAACGCTTTCATGGCACTCTCTCTGAAGGACGGAAACAGGTCTGGATCGTGACGTGTCCTTCCCCATGACGATTTTCATTTGTACCCTCGGAGCGCCCACATCTTCGGGCAACAGGCATGCGGGAAGCGTGCGCTCGTGGGGTAAACCCAGTTGCAAATTACCCTAAATATCCTGTCGCCGTAGCAAGCGGTCGGCAGCGATAATCGGCGCTGCGATCCAGACCACCAGCAACGCCGTCATGAGAGCTATGAGCGCCCCGGACCCTCCAACGAAGCGAATGAGGGCCGCTCCGGCAACGCCAAAGATTTCCTCCCCGTCGAGAGCGATCAGGCTGGCAACACGGATCATATCCACCGGATTGCCAAACAGGGAGAGAAACACAAAGAGATTGGCCGTTCGCTCCTTGAGCAGGAACGTTCCCCCGATGACGAGCAGATCGTAGAAAATCACGAAGAAAAACCAGAGGAAGAGGGCTACCCCGATGGCTTTTGATTTCCTCTGGCAGAGCGTGGCCGTGAGTACCGCCAGACACAAGAAGACAAGCTCCAGCACAAGGGCCAGCCCGACGACGAGCGGGTAACGTTCAGCCCCCTCCCCGCTTGTCTTCAGAGCAATGACAAGGCCTGCTGACCCAAATCCCAGAAGCGTGGCCGCAACGAGCGAAAGAAATAACCCAAGGAGTTTCCCCACCAGGATTTCCGTCCGTGTGACCGGTTGGGAGAACAAAAGTTCACCGGCGCTCTTCTCGCTGGTGAAGCTGAGCGTACCCATCATCAGGGCGACCAGCGGAATGAGGTAGAGAACGAGATTGAGCACGCTGGCCGACGTTCGGCTGAACCCTTGAAATCCCACCATGCCTCCGGTCACCAGACCGAAATACGAAATGGCCAGGGCCAGCGCCCCGAAAGCCAGAGCGAAGATTCCCAGCCAGCGACTGCGAATCGTGACAACCAGCTCATGCCAGGCAATGGCGGCGATGATCGAACGATCCATCGGTCACCTCACACCGATCGTCTCTCATCAGATGGACGAGAGTTCCTTCACTTGTCGCCTCGCTCAGGGCGTGCCAGCACCTGAGCGAATGTCATCAGCTCACCTCCGAGGTCACGGAGAGCGGCCTCAGCGCTCGCTTTCTCCCGAAAAGCGGCGATGCCTCCGCTCATTGGCGTTTTGAATCGGGGCGAACGAAGGAAACACGCCTCCTCGGCCTTCACCCAGGTGCGCGATGAATAATCCATCACGAAGATCGCTCCCACGTTGACTGGCCTTTCCTTGAGATACAACGCCAGACACGCGAGGTCATCGAACGGTAACGGCTCGCCATCCTCGGTCACGATTTCTGCGGCATACTGCGTCTCGGAGATAGCCATTTTGCAATACGAACAGACATCCGCCGGAGTGAGGGGCACCGGAGCGAGTGTCGCTCGACCGCAGGCGGCCACAATGAGCAGCCCCACGGTCACTGTTGTCCGCATGAGTCGTTCGAGCGGATGGCCTCCCCGATGACTTGCATCAGGACCTCTGCTGTTCATGGATGTACCTCAAGTAAATCTCTTCGAGCGATGGCTCTTCAGTGGCAAAGTCTTCGATGATCGCGCCGGCCGTGCGAAGCGCCTCAAGAATCTCCCATCGCCGAGTCGGGAGCGATGTGATGAGCAGCTCCTCTCCCTCTAGTTGAGCGTCGCTGGCTCCTGCCTGACGTGCCACCTCCGCCCAGGCCGATTGTGACGGATGAAGTCGAATGCGCAGTCGGCTTCGGCGAGCCACTTCCTCCCGCAGCGCGGCAACCGATTCGACGGCGACCAAGCGGCCTCCAACAAGGATGCCAACACGATCGGCGACGGCCTCCACGTCCGCCAGCGCATGAGAGGAGAAAATGATCGTTTTCCCTCGGTCCTTCAACGCCGCCAGGAAGCGGCGGAAGTGAATCACCCCTTCAGGATCGAGGCTGACCGTCGGTTCGTCGAAGACGAGAATCGGCGTATCCGGCAAGCAGGCGACAGCCAACCCCAGGCGCTGCACCATACCCCCGGAGAATTCACCCACCGACTTGTCGGCGAACCCATCGAAGTCGAACTGGCTTTCGGCAAATAACTTTTCGATTCGGTCCGGGGAGAGTTTTCTCAACCGGCAGTAAAATTCGAGCACTTCCCGCGCCGTCAGATTTTCCGGAAAGGTGACACGTTGAGGAAGGTAGCTCATGAGGCGTCGCGCTGCTCGCCCCTCCGTTTGTAGATTGAGTCCTTGAACCCGAATCTCGCCGGATGTCGGCCTCACCAGTCCGACGAGGCATTTGAGCGTTGTTGTCTTGCCGCTGCCGTTCGGGCCGAGCAAAGCGAATGTTTCTCCCGATCGAACCTCGAGCGAGAGATCATCCACGGCGACGAAGTCGCCGAATCTCTTGGTCAGATGTTCAATCTCGATCATCGGCGTCGTCCAGCCGTCCAGACGATACCGGCCGTTGCAACCATCATGAGTGACAGCAAAGCCAAACCCGGATGTCGGGAAGCCCGCGGCGGGGCAAAGGGAGCCATCGGAGGCTCGCCCTTCATCAAGGGCGCCGGGTCCCGCTCGCCCGAACCGGGGAGGATGGGGAAGAGTTTTTCCGCCAGTGCCAGCGCCTGCGCCGCCGGACTGGAGAGGTAGAGCCGGAGCCGGGGATAGTTCCCCTCCAGATACTCGAAGACGTTTTGAATCTTGTGGGGAACATCGCCGATCCCGTCGCCATCGAGATCATAGCCTTCGTAATCGCTCCAGAAATTGCCTCGTCCCTCCGATGACCACCGTGTCGTTGTGCGACGGCCTACCAGTCGCAACGGGCTGAGGTTCTCAACGAAGGTATTCTCGACCAGAAGATTCGCCTCGACGCTGCTGAAGATCTGAAGCGCCACGTCATTTCCGGCGATGACATTGCGACGGAAGACGCTATGACGCAAGGCCTCCATGAAGATGCCCGTCGCATTGTCGAGGATGAAGTTTTCCTCGGCCCAGCACTCCTCGCAATCCTGAAAGAGAATCCCGTATGAGCTGAATCCACGATTGCGCCAGAAGACATTCCGCCGGAACCGAATTCTCCGGGAGTACATGATGGCAGCACCGGCGACGTTGTCGTGGAAGATATTCTCGTCAAACGTGTTGTCGTCCGAGTTCATGTAGTGAAGCCCATAGCGGAGATCGAAGATGCGGTTTCCGCGAATCGTGCTCTGCGAAGCGTATTGAAGATACATCCCATCGCGCATTTGAGTGATGACATTGTCGGCGATGAGGTTTCGCTTCGAGTTCCAGATGTGAATTCCGCTGCCTCGTTCCCCCAAACCCAGTTCGCCCCGACCGCGAATGGTGTTTCGCCGCACGGTGTTATCGTCCGCCTGGAACAGATAGATGCCGAATAAGACATCGCGAAGCTGGTTGTTTTCGATGAGATTGCCGCTGGATTTGACGAGGATTCCCGAATCTTCGTCAATGAGCTGACCGCCGCTGTGCTCGATGATGAGCCCGCGGAGTGCGCATCCCGGCGCCAGAACGGTGATGACGCTCCCGCGCCCGAGCCCGCGGATGATGGCGCGGCCACTACCTTCGAGAGTGAGGGGTTTATCGAGGACGAGGTTTCCCGTATAGAGTCCTGCTTCGATCCGAATGAGGTCACCTGCTGCGGCCTGCGCAACGGCAGCGGCCACCGACGTGATCGGCCCCTGCGGATTGACGACGAGCGTCTTGCCCTGAGCGTCAGTCACGCTCCAGCTCGCGCCGATCAGTATCAGTACTGGCGCGATGAATCGTGCTATCCCCCGCGATGGAAGAGTCTGAGAGTTCCTCATCCTCGATGGACCTCGCTAGGAACCCGACGCCGGTGACGTCGCCTGCGGCTGCTCCGTGCGTCCAGCCGAGAGCACAATGGCAAAAGCCAGAAGCAACCAGAAGGCGATCATGAAATAAGAGGCGGCGCCAGGGTAGCTGTAGACGGTGAAATTGGCGATTTGCTTGGAGCCGATGAGCGGCGGCATGAACGGTTGCACTTTCACCGGCGCGGTCGGATCGAGATTGTGGCCGTATTGATAGAGGCGATTGTAGAAACTCCAGAAGGAAAACAGCCCGAAGTACATGAAGAGCACGGCCGTGTCCACGAGATTCGACATCTTTCCGATGACGATGGTGCGGAGGGCGAGGATGAAGAAGATACCGATCATCAGCGGAATCCACTTGAACTCGCTGAAATCACTCTCGAGCAGCGGTCTCATACCGATATAGTGATTGAGCGTATTGATCTCCCGCAGATCATCCCGAGCCGTGGTCTTCCCGCCCTCCAGCGAATGACTGTAGATATAGAGATTGAGGCCGTCGGGAAACTGGTTGGAGTAGAACGCCATCCGCCACAGGGGAAAAGAGAAGGTGGGGAGGAGCAGCAACGCGGCCAGCAGAATGATGAGCCGACTCCTCAGCCGCAACGGAAGATCGAAAAAGAGATTGGCTTGAGCGAGTAACGTCTCCAGCCGATGTCCTCGCGGGCGGGGCAGAAGGTCAGTCGCAGCCATAGCTTGCGATTCGCTAGACATGAGAACCTCCTCCTCAGATGGATCATCACGACCGGGCCACGAGTTCCGAAACGATCGCATGGGCGAACTGCGCTGCCGCATGTGGGCCGCTGGCTGTGATGATCTTTCCATCAGCGGTGACATCCTGACCGGTATAGAGAGCACCGCCCTGGCTCAATTCCTTGAGCGATTCGTCGGTGGCGTACACCGTTGCCCGGCGGCCTCGCAGCAAGCCGGCGCGGGCCAGAACGGCACCGGAGAGACAGATCGCGCCGATCACTTTCTTGCGTTGCTCGGCTTCCCGCAGCAGGGCGTGGAGCTGACCGTCTGCCCAGAGATAGGTCGGTGAGCCCATTCCGCCGACCACAACAACGGCATCGTAGTCTCCCGCGTTCGCCTGGGAGATGAGCAGATCGGGTTCCGCCGTTCGCCCCAGCATTCCGTGAGCCGTGCCGAGTCGCTGGGCGGCAATTTTCACTTCAGCTCCTTCCTGCTCGAAAATCTCTTTCGGCGTATAGAGTTCCTCGTCGCGGAAATTTTCGGGACAGATGACCATGAGAATTTTCTTCCCGGTCAATTTCTTCTCCGTCATAGGTCCTCCTTCACCTCGAACCCATCGGCGAGAGGCCCCGTTCAAAGGCGGGCCTCTGCCGCAGGTCCGGCCATTTCCTCGATCGGCGAGGACGATGTCCGGTGGAGGCTCCGCCGCATTCCGCAGACGCCACGTTCATCCGCGGCGAAGCCCCCGATGGAACGTCACCCTCGGCGCTCATTTCGGTTTCACCAACAGGTATCCCTGCATCTCCTGATGGAGCGCCGAACAGAAGTTCGTGCAGTAGAACGGGAAGACACCGGGCTTGTTGGCGACGAATTCGATGGTTTTCGTTTCGCCGGGATCAACCACGACATTGATGTTGTACTCGTTCAATCCAAAGCCATGCAGCTCGTCGGTCGTCTGCTCGATATTGGTGAGGTGAATCGTCACGAGATCTCCTTGATTCACCTCGATCTTCCAGGGCTCAAAGCTGCTGCGGACGGCAACCATTTTCACCGTCACCCGATTGCCACTGCGCTCGATCTTGGCATCTTTGACATCCCAGATAGCGTGCGGATGCTTGTTCTCGTCTTTGGAGTAGACCTCGATCGGCTTGATCTTGTCGGCTTTGATAATCTGCGCGTAATGAGGTTCCGGCTCGGTGAAGGCGTCGTAGATGAGTTTCATCTTCTCGCCGGAGATGTCAATGAGTTGCGAGCTTTCGGGTTGAGACGGACCGACGCTCAGATGGCGACCGTGTGAGAGCTTATTGAGCGCTACGAGATACTTTCCGTCCGGGTTGACCGTGTCGCCTTCGGCAGCCGCCAGGTGACCGATATTGTAAGAGACGGGAATCTTGTCCACCACTTCCCAGGTCCCGAGCTTCCACTTGGCGATGGCGCTTTCCACAAAGAGGCTGGTGTAGGCATAGCCCTTATCATCGAATTGGGTGTGCAGCGGTCCCAATCCCACATTAACCTCGGCATCTTTGACGGCGTCGTAATTGAGCACGGGAATTCCATCTTCTTCACCGCTGAAGTTCCGGTTCTGAATGGCCGTGAGAATTTTCTCCATATTGAAGACGGTGGTGATGGATTGGAGCTTGCCGCTGCCGACGATGTACTTCCCGTCAGGACTCACATCAACCCCGTGGGGGCTTTTGGCGCAGGGGATGAGATAGACGATTCCCGGCGTCTCCTTCGGATCAATAACCTTCACGCCGCCGATCATCTTGTACTTGCCGTCCTTGATAGCCTGTTCGGCGGCTTTCCAGTTGACGGCGGCGATGTAGTCTCGATCCTTCTGGGTGGAGGTGACTTCGAGCTTGCCGATGGCGCGTTCGGTATTGTAGGAGGTCCAGAACGCCCAACCATAGCTTGGACCCTTTCCGGCATCGCCCAGGTCGTAATCGAACGGGGGCATGAGAATCTGCCAGCCGACGCTCATCTCGCCGGTTTTCGGATCAATGGCTATGCCTGCCACCACGCCCTTGTACTTGGTTGCATACTCCTCAACCGGCGCGTAACTCCCTTTGGGCACCGGGATCGAAAAGCGCGAAGCGGCCAGCACGTATTCGGTGTTCGGCGTGACAAATGACCCGCCGTGATAGCCGGAGATATTCGGGATCGGCCCCAGAATCTGCTTGACTTTGAAATCGCGCAGATCAATCCGGGCCAGGCGGTTGTTCGCGTTATCGTTCACGAAGAGCCAGCGCCCATCGTAGTCGCCGTTGGTTTCGCTGAGGGCCGGGTGGTGCACATCACCCCAGGTATACCCACCCAACATCTCTTTCGATTCTTTGTCGAAACCGTAGCCGGTAGAGGGATAAGGTGTGAACACCGGGATGGTGGCGATGTGTCGCATCGAAGGGATGCCGGCGACGAAGACGTTTCCCGAATGCCCGCCGGAATAGAAGAGATAGTATTCATCGGTGTCGCCCGGTGCGACGTAGGTCGCCACGGCCGCTTCCGCCACTTCACCGCGCTCGACCGTAGGTCTCCGGGCGCAACTGGAAAAAATGAGAGCGGCGAGAGCCACGGTGACACCCAGGCTCCCTAGAATCCACAGAAGTTCCGGTCGTTTCTTCATGGTCGTACCCTCCTTTAAGCAGAAGTGGTGCCAATGGCCTCCGATCCGACGCTCAGGAGTTGCCGGTCCCCTGGATGAGCGGACCGTCGGTCATCATATACTGCGTCGCTGTACCCTTTCTTCTGGGCGATCACTGATGGATGCTCCCCTCTAGTTCTTGCCCGCGGGACTGGCCGATTGTTCGAGCCTCTTTTGGTAGGCCAGTTTCAGCTTCTCGAGGGCTTCGCGTTTCTCGGCATCGGTCAATTGAATCTGAGTCGAGAGGACAACGGCCATGGTTCCCGTCGGATTCATGAGAAAATCTTCGAGCGTTTTGCCGAACCGACTCTGGACATCGGCATAGGCATTGGCCAGGTCAGGCCCGATCTTCGCGGCCGATTCGATGCCCAGCGTGCTGACATCATGGCAGATGAAGCACCCCTTCTTCACGAAGAATGCACCTTCACCGGTGAGCATCTGCCGTTCCCGCTCGATTTCTTCCGGCGTGGGCCGGTCCACGACGCCCGCGCCGGGAATATAGGCTGTCGGAAGAGTGGCGCGTTTCCAGCTCATGACGAGCATGGCCAGCGCCTGTGCTTCCCGACTGCCGAAATTGAAATTGGGCATGACGGTCTCGCTGACAATGGCCTTGGGGTTCTTGAAGTGGGCGACATGCCAGGCGAAGACCGACTTCACGCCGGAGATGCGCGAGTAATCGTATTGCTCGGGAGATTTGTCTCCGACAAAGGTCAGGTCCGGGCCGATCGTGCCACCCCGCCCGTTGATCTTATGGCAGGCCCGGCAGCCTTTCTGCTGGACGAGTTGCTTCGCGTAGTTGATGTAATCGGCCCCTTTGGTCTCGCGGTCATAGCGATGGCAAAGGTTACACTGAATCTGCATGAGCGCCTTGCGGTCGCTGATCAGATAGGTTTTGCCCAGATCGCTGGACAGCAGTGGCTCCTCCCAGTGCTCGATGAGCGTGGCATGGGCCGACCGCAGATCGGTCGCATAGCCCTGACCACCGTGACAGATAGTGCAGCCATATCGCGCCACCGGATGCTTCTCTAAAATCTCCTTCGGATGCGAGCGATACGGCTGAGGAACATTCTCCAGTCCCTTCCACTCGATCCCTTGATGGCAAGTGACACAGCGATCCACTCGATTCAATTCCTTCACCCAGATTTGCTGCACACCCCGGGGGAGTCGCTCGGCTCGTTCAGCCCCGAAGCGGCGCGCCACCAGATCGCGGAATTCGGATTGGTAGGTATGCCATTCGGGTCGCATCGCACCCCAGTAGAGCCCGACCGTCAGAACCAACATCACAGTCCCGAACCCATAGAGCCAGAG is drawn from Blastocatellia bacterium and contains these coding sequences:
- a CDS encoding nitrous oxide reductase accessory protein NosL, with the translated sequence MNSRGPDASHRGGHPLERLMRTTVTVGLLIVAACGRATLAPVPLTPADVCSYCKMAISETQYAAEIVTEDGEPLPFDDLACLALYLKERPVNVGAIFVMDYSSRTWVKAEEACFLRSPRFKTPMSGGIAAFREKASAEAALRDLGGELMTFAQVLARPERGDK
- a CDS encoding ABC transporter ATP-binding protein; protein product: MIEIEHLTKRFGDFVAVDDLSLEVRSGETFALLGPNGSGKTTTLKCLVGLVRPTSGEIRVQGLNLQTEGRAARRLMSYLPQRVTFPENLTAREVLEFYCRLRKLSPDRIEKLFAESQFDFDGFADKSVGEFSGGMVQRLGLAVACLPDTPILVFDEPTVSLDPEGVIHFRRFLAALKDRGKTIIFSSHALADVEAVADRVGILVGGRLVAVESVAALREEVARRSRLRIRLHPSQSAWAEVARQAGASDAQLEGEELLITSLPTRRWEILEALRTAGAIIEDFATEEPSLEEIYLRYIHEQQRS
- a CDS encoding ABC transporter permease subunit yields the protein MDRSIIAAIAWHELVVTIRSRWLGIFALAFGALALAISYFGLVTGGMVGFQGFSRTSASVLNLVLYLIPLVALMMGTLSFTSEKSAGELLFSQPVTRTEILVGKLLGLFLSLVAATLLGFGSAGLVIALKTSGEGAERYPLVVGLALVLELVFLCLAVLTATLCQRKSKAIGVALFLWFFFVIFYDLLVIGGTFLLKERTANLFVFLSLFGNPVDMIRVASLIALDGEEIFGVAGAALIRFVGGSGALIALMTALLVVWIAAPIIAADRLLRRQDI
- a CDS encoding DJ-1/PfpI family protein → MTEKKLTGKKILMVICPENFRDEELYTPKEIFEQEGAEVKIAAQRLGTAHGMLGRTAEPDLLISQANAGDYDAVVVVGGMGSPTYLWADGQLHALLREAEQRKKVIGAICLSGAVLARAGLLRGRRATVYATDESLKELSQGGALYTGQDVTADGKIITASGPHAAAQFAHAIVSELVARS
- a CDS encoding nitrous oxide reductase family maturation protein NosD, whose protein sequence is MRNSQTLPSRGIARFIAPVLILIGASWSVTDAQGKTLVVNPQGPITSVAAAVAQAAAGDLIRIEAGLYTGNLVLDKPLTLEGSGRAIIRGLGRGSVITVLAPGCALRGLIIEHSGGQLIDEDSGILVKSSGNLIENNQLRDVLFGIYLFQADDNTVRRNTIRGRGELGLGERGSGIHIWNSKRNLIADNVITQMRDGMYLQYASQSTIRGNRIFDLRYGLHYMNSDDNTFDENIFHDNVAGAAIMYSRRIRFRRNVFWRNRGFSSYGILFQDCEECWAEENFILDNATGIFMEALRHSVFRRNVIAGNDVALQIFSSVEANLLVENTFVENLSPLRLVGRRTTTRWSSEGRGNFWSDYEGYDLDGDGIGDVPHKIQNVFEYLEGNYPRLRLYLSSPAAQALALAEKLFPILPGSGERDPAPLMKGEPPMAPFAPPRASRHPGLALLSLMMVATAGIVWTAGRRR
- the nosZ gene encoding Sec-dependent nitrous-oxide reductase, producing the protein MKKRPELLWILGSLGVTVALAALIFSSCARRPTVERGEVAEAAVATYVAPGDTDEYYLFYSGGHSGNVFVAGIPSMRHIATIPVFTPYPSTGYGFDKESKEMLGGYTWGDVHHPALSETNGDYDGRWLFVNDNANNRLARIDLRDFKVKQILGPIPNISGYHGGSFVTPNTEYVLAASRFSIPVPKGSYAPVEEYATKYKGVVAGIAIDPKTGEMSVGWQILMPPFDYDLGDAGKGPSYGWAFWTSYNTERAIGKLEVTSTQKDRDYIAAVNWKAAEQAIKDGKYKMIGGVKVIDPKETPGIVYLIPCAKSPHGVDVSPDGKYIVGSGKLQSITTVFNMEKILTAIQNRNFSGEEDGIPVLNYDAVKDAEVNVGLGPLHTQFDDKGYAYTSLFVESAIAKWKLGTWEVVDKIPVSYNIGHLAAAEGDTVNPDGKYLVALNKLSHGRHLSVGPSQPESSQLIDISGEKMKLIYDAFTEPEPHYAQIIKADKIKPIEVYSKDENKHPHAIWDVKDAKIERSGNRVTVKMVAVRSSFEPWKIEVNQGDLVTIHLTNIEQTTDELHGFGLNEYNINVVVDPGETKTIEFVANKPGVFPFYCTNFCSALHQEMQGYLLVKPK
- a CDS encoding c-type cytochrome; protein product: MKGTYRDSLWLYGFGTVMLVLTVGLYWGAMRPEWHTYQSEFRDLVARRFGAERAERLPRGVQQIWVKELNRVDRCVTCHQGIEWKGLENVPQPYRSHPKEILEKHPVARYGCTICHGGQGYATDLRSAHATLIEHWEEPLLSSDLGKTYLISDRKALMQIQCNLCHRYDRETKGADYINYAKQLVQQKGCRACHKINGRGGTIGPDLTFVGDKSPEQYDYSRISGVKSVFAWHVAHFKNPKAIVSETVMPNFNFGSREAQALAMLVMSWKRATLPTAYIPGAGVVDRPTPEEIERERQMLTGEGAFFVKKGCFICHDVSTLGIESAAKIGPDLANAYADVQSRFGKTLEDFLMNPTGTMAVVLSTQIQLTDAEKREALEKLKLAYQKRLEQSASPAGKN